Proteins encoded within one genomic window of Gadus macrocephalus chromosome 18, ASM3116895v1:
- the adprh gene encoding ADP-ribosylarginine hydrolase isoform X2 → MTGGPATEEHYTAAMVLSGAGDALGFRNQQWEYNESGPDIHQELKELGGLNNIQVQLPDWPVSDDTVLHLATAEGLATGKCGEELLQEVASRYVVAMTDMEGRKPGPSSMLGVSQLRPGEEGGYRVPYNPDGTGCGAAMRSMCIGLRYPKPDQLLSLVAIAVETGRMTHPHPTGFLGAVASALFAAYAVQRRPITTWGFGLLNEACPIAWSFVQGRGYAVEESERDWSYFSDKWTWYLGQRGLTGAGPVTWPASYGPAERDLAYKSFSLSGWAGRSGHDAPMIALDALLGAGPDWEELMSRAGFHGGDSDSTAVIAACCWGLLYGTQAVPPGNYQNLEYRDRLERSAQALYALAHSA, encoded by the exons ATGACCGG GGGCCCGGCCACAGAGGAGCACTACACGGCCGCTATGGTTCTGAGCGGAGCCGGGGATGCATTGGGCTTCAGGAACCAGCAGTGGGAGTATAATGAGTCCGGGCCAGACATCCACCAG GAGCTGAAGGAGCTTGGGGGCTTGAATAACATCCAGGTCCAGCTCCCTGATTGGCCAGTGAGTGATGATACAGTCTTACACCTGGCCACAGCAGAGGGTCTGGCCACAG GGAAGTGTGGGGAGGAGCTACTGCAGGAGGTGGCGTCTCGATACGTTGTTGCCATGACGGACATGGAGGGCAGGAAACCAGGACCCTCCAGCAtgctgg gtgTGTCCCAGCTGCGtccgggggaggagggggggtaccGCGTCCCCTACAATCCGGACGGAACCGGCTGTGGAGCCGCCATGCGCTCCATGTGCATCGGACTCAG GTACCCCAAGCCGGACCAGCTGCTGTCTCTCGTGGCGATTGCCGTGGAGACGGGCAGGATGACCCACCCCCACCCGACCGGGTTCCTCGGCGCCGTGGCGTCGGCCCTCTTCGCGGCCTATGCCGTCCAGCGGCGGCCAATCACAACCTGGGGGTTTGGCCTACTCAACGAGGCCTGTCCAATCGCCTGGAGCTTCGTTCAGGGGCGTGGCTACGCtgtggaggagagcgagagggactgGAGCTACTTCAGCGACAAGTGGACATG GTACCTGGGCCAGAGGGGTCTCACTGGGGCAGGGCCCGtcacctggcccgcctcctatGGGCCGGCAGAGAGGGACCTGGCCTATAAGAGCTTCAGCTTGTCTGGATGGGCTGGGCGCAGCGGCCACGATGCTCCAATGATAGCCCTCGATGCcctgctgggggcggggcctgactGGGAGGAGCTGATGAGCAGGGCTGGCTTCCACGGAG GAGACAGTGACAGCACGGCCGTGATCGCGGCGTGCTGCTGGGGTTTGCTCTACGGCACGCAGGCTGTCCCGCCGGGGAACTACCAGAACCTAGAGTACCGGGACCGCCTGGAGCGCAGTGCTCAGGCACTCTACGCCCTGGCACACTCagcgtga
- the adprh gene encoding ADP-ribosylarginine hydrolase isoform X1, translating to MTGGPATEEHYTAAMVLSGAGDALGFRNQQWEYNESGPDIHQVRLCNQELKELGGLNNIQVQLPDWPVSDDTVLHLATAEGLATGKCGEELLQEVASRYVVAMTDMEGRKPGPSSMLGVSQLRPGEEGGYRVPYNPDGTGCGAAMRSMCIGLRYPKPDQLLSLVAIAVETGRMTHPHPTGFLGAVASALFAAYAVQRRPITTWGFGLLNEACPIAWSFVQGRGYAVEESERDWSYFSDKWTWYLGQRGLTGAGPVTWPASYGPAERDLAYKSFSLSGWAGRSGHDAPMIALDALLGAGPDWEELMSRAGFHGGDSDSTAVIAACCWGLLYGTQAVPPGNYQNLEYRDRLERSAQALYALAHSA from the exons ATGACCGG GGGCCCGGCCACAGAGGAGCACTACACGGCCGCTATGGTTCTGAGCGGAGCCGGGGATGCATTGGGCTTCAGGAACCAGCAGTGGGAGTATAATGAGTCCGGGCCAGACATCCACCAG GTCCGTCTCTGTAACCAGGAGCTGAAGGAGCTTGGGGGCTTGAATAACATCCAGGTCCAGCTCCCTGATTGGCCAGTGAGTGATGATACAGTCTTACACCTGGCCACAGCAGAGGGTCTGGCCACAG GGAAGTGTGGGGAGGAGCTACTGCAGGAGGTGGCGTCTCGATACGTTGTTGCCATGACGGACATGGAGGGCAGGAAACCAGGACCCTCCAGCAtgctgg gtgTGTCCCAGCTGCGtccgggggaggagggggggtaccGCGTCCCCTACAATCCGGACGGAACCGGCTGTGGAGCCGCCATGCGCTCCATGTGCATCGGACTCAG GTACCCCAAGCCGGACCAGCTGCTGTCTCTCGTGGCGATTGCCGTGGAGACGGGCAGGATGACCCACCCCCACCCGACCGGGTTCCTCGGCGCCGTGGCGTCGGCCCTCTTCGCGGCCTATGCCGTCCAGCGGCGGCCAATCACAACCTGGGGGTTTGGCCTACTCAACGAGGCCTGTCCAATCGCCTGGAGCTTCGTTCAGGGGCGTGGCTACGCtgtggaggagagcgagagggactgGAGCTACTTCAGCGACAAGTGGACATG GTACCTGGGCCAGAGGGGTCTCACTGGGGCAGGGCCCGtcacctggcccgcctcctatGGGCCGGCAGAGAGGGACCTGGCCTATAAGAGCTTCAGCTTGTCTGGATGGGCTGGGCGCAGCGGCCACGATGCTCCAATGATAGCCCTCGATGCcctgctgggggcggggcctgactGGGAGGAGCTGATGAGCAGGGCTGGCTTCCACGGAG GAGACAGTGACAGCACGGCCGTGATCGCGGCGTGCTGCTGGGGTTTGCTCTACGGCACGCAGGCTGTCCCGCCGGGGAACTACCAGAACCTAGAGTACCGGGACCGCCTGGAGCGCAGTGCTCAGGCACTCTACGCCCTGGCACACTCagcgtga